One window from the genome of Candidatus Rickettsiella isopodorum encodes:
- the eda gene encoding bifunctional 4-hydroxy-2-oxoglutarate aldolase/2-dehydro-3-deoxy-phosphogluconate aldolase translates to MLTLIDILGQSRIIPIIVIDNVEHAIPLAEILLKSGFKVLEITLRTACALAAIEKINTAFPEAIVGAGTIVEPRQFSQIKSAGAKFAVSPGLNKTLVLEAEKNNIPYMPGIATVSEALFAHQLKLKTLKFYPAESMGGIKTLRAIAEILPLHFCPTGGLHADNFFNYLNLAYVACVGGTWIAPRKLIAKGAFNEISTNAYQVQKILKNKTQGY, encoded by the coding sequence ATGCTTACTTTAATTGATATTCTAGGCCAGAGTCGCATTATACCGATTATTGTAATCGATAACGTAGAACATGCAATCCCTTTAGCTGAAATACTCCTGAAATCTGGATTTAAGGTTTTAGAGATCACCTTACGCACTGCTTGTGCCTTAGCGGCTATCGAGAAAATAAATACAGCATTTCCAGAAGCTATAGTCGGGGCAGGCACTATTGTCGAGCCTAGGCAATTTTCTCAGATAAAATCCGCGGGGGCAAAATTCGCCGTTAGCCCGGGTTTAAATAAAACTTTAGTGCTTGAAGCTGAAAAGAATAATATTCCTTATATGCCAGGTATTGCTACGGTTAGTGAGGCATTGTTTGCTCATCAACTCAAATTAAAAACTCTTAAATTTTACCCTGCTGAAAGCATGGGCGGCATTAAAACACTACGAGCAATCGCTGAAATTTTACCTTTACATTTTTGTCCTACAGGCGGCCTGCATGCTGATAATTTTTTTAATTATCTAAATTTAGCGTATGTCGCTTGTGTGGGGGGAACCTGGATAGCCCCCCGTAAACTTATTGCCAAAGGTGCATTTAATGAAATCTCAACTAACGCCTATCAAGTTCAGAAAATTCTAAAAAACAAGACCCAAGGCTATTGA
- the mlaD gene encoding outer membrane lipid asymmetry maintenance protein MlaD: MRERIIEIWVGFFMLFGILALLVLAFKVSGLSSSIGRDGYNITAAFDNVGGLKIRSPVSLAGVHIGEVSAIKLDNVQFKAIVTMKIDSKYKQLPVDTSASILTQGLLGANYISLTPGFSHTFLNNNGIVQDTHPALILEDLIGQLIFSLKNSGGKK, encoded by the coding sequence GTGCGCGAGAGAATAATAGAAATTTGGGTTGGTTTTTTTATGTTATTTGGAATACTTGCTTTATTAGTTTTGGCTTTTAAGGTAAGTGGGTTAAGTAGCTCTATTGGTAGAGACGGTTATAATATAACAGCGGCTTTTGACAATGTGGGTGGATTGAAAATACGTTCGCCAGTGTCTTTAGCAGGTGTGCACATTGGAGAAGTAAGTGCAATAAAGCTCGATAATGTTCAATTTAAAGCTATTGTGACGATGAAAATTGATTCCAAATATAAACAATTGCCAGTTGATACTTCCGCAAGTATTCTAACTCAAGGTTTATTAGGGGCAAACTATATTAGCCTAACCCCAGGATTTTCCCATACATTTTTGAATAATAACGGTATCGTACAAGATACGCATCCCGCATTAATTTTAGAAGATCTTATCGGCCAATTAATATTTAGCTTAAAGAATTCAGGGGGTAAGAAGTGA
- the mlaE gene encoding lipid asymmetry maintenance ABC transporter permease subunit MlaE: MLILEKLQLLGQFGLRLLMSFGRSGLFLVHLLIRKPRFKKSFPLLIEQLYFIGVLSLVIIILSGLFIGLVVGLQGYNTLNKFGASQQLGQLVALSVVRELGPVVTALLFAGRAGSALTAEIGLMKSTEQLTSMEMMGVDPLWRVISPRFWGGFISMPILMIIFSAVAVWGGYLVGVVWLGVDSGMFWSAMQSAVHFHDDIVNGIIKSIVFGGVVTWIAVFQGYDTVPTAEGIGRATTRTVVYSSLAVLGLDFVLTAVMMGGW; encoded by the coding sequence ATTAGAAAAGTTACAATTATTGGGTCAGTTTGGTCTACGTCTATTAATGAGTTTTGGCCGTTCGGGACTATTTTTAGTACATTTATTAATTCGTAAGCCACGTTTTAAAAAAAGTTTTCCTTTATTAATCGAACAACTATATTTTATTGGCGTATTATCCTTAGTCATTATTATCTTGTCAGGATTATTTATAGGCTTGGTAGTGGGATTGCAAGGCTATAATACTTTAAATAAATTTGGTGCAAGTCAACAATTAGGTCAATTAGTGGCTTTAAGTGTGGTGCGGGAATTAGGGCCAGTGGTAACGGCATTATTATTTGCAGGAAGAGCCGGTTCAGCATTGACCGCCGAGATTGGTTTAATGAAATCGACAGAACAACTTACAAGCATGGAAATGATGGGAGTCGATCCACTATGGCGCGTTATTTCACCTCGTTTTTGGGGTGGTTTCATCAGTATGCCCATATTAATGATCATTTTTAGTGCGGTTGCAGTTTGGGGTGGATATTTAGTGGGTGTTGTTTGGTTAGGTGTTGATAGTGGAATGTTCTGGAGCGCTATGCAATCGGCTGTTCATTTTCATGATGATATAGTGAATGGAATTATAAAAAGTATCGTTTTTGGCGGCGTTGTTACATGGATAGCTGTGTTTCAAGGATATGATACGGTTCCTACTGCTGAAGGAATTGGACGAGCGACAACGCGTACCGTTGTTTATTCTTCCCTGGCTGTACTAGGCTTGGATTTTGTATTAACTGCAGTGATGATGGGAGGTTGGTAA
- the murA gene encoding UDP-N-acetylglucosamine 1-carboxyvinyltransferase — MDKLIIRGGIPLQGEVRISGAKNATLPILAACLLSEEPITLFNVPHLQDVTTMVELLSGMGAQFTIGERMSLEVRSRDLIDSYAPYSLVRKMRASILVLGALLARCGEAIVSLPGGCAIGTRPVNLHIQGLEAMGAKIEIENGYIKAKTKERLQGALIELDTITVTGTENLMMAATLAKGKTVIKNAAREPEVVDLANFLNSIGANISDAGTDTITIEGVEQLTGGYYRILPDRIEAATYLIAVACTRGFIRLKDIQANTLDAVIYTLRQAGAEIAIGDHWIELDMRNKRAKAVNVSTAPYPAFPTDAQAQIMALNITAEGTGIITETVFENRFMHVQEMRRMGADITLKGNVAICKGVNKLMGAEVMATDLRASASLVLAGLTAEGETTVNRIYHIDRGYECIEEKLSQLGGKIRRVSVSDGFN; from the coding sequence GTGGATAAACTAATTATTAGAGGTGGCATCCCATTACAAGGCGAAGTTCGAATTTCTGGTGCAAAGAATGCAACCTTACCTATTTTAGCAGCTTGCCTATTATCAGAGGAGCCCATTACTTTATTTAATGTTCCTCACTTACAAGATGTTACTACTATGGTGGAGCTTTTAAGTGGCATGGGGGCACAATTTACCATAGGCGAACGCATGAGTTTAGAGGTGCGTTCACGTGATCTAATTGATTCCTACGCCCCTTATTCATTAGTACGTAAAATGCGTGCTTCTATTTTAGTTCTTGGCGCATTACTTGCTCGTTGTGGTGAAGCGATAGTCTCACTTCCTGGTGGTTGTGCAATTGGTACACGCCCAGTCAATTTGCACATACAAGGACTTGAAGCCATGGGCGCTAAAATTGAAATAGAAAATGGTTATATCAAAGCTAAAACCAAAGAACGTTTGCAGGGCGCATTGATTGAATTAGATACTATCACGGTCACTGGGACTGAAAATTTAATGATGGCCGCGACGCTGGCCAAAGGTAAAACAGTTATAAAAAATGCCGCACGTGAACCTGAAGTGGTTGATTTAGCTAATTTTTTAAACAGTATTGGTGCGAATATTAGTGATGCAGGAACAGATACGATTACCATCGAAGGTGTTGAGCAACTAACAGGCGGTTATTATCGAATTTTGCCGGATCGAATAGAAGCGGCGACGTATTTAATTGCGGTTGCTTGCACACGAGGTTTTATTCGCTTAAAAGATATTCAGGCAAACACTTTAGATGCCGTTATTTATACGTTGCGTCAAGCAGGTGCAGAAATTGCTATTGGCGATCATTGGATCGAACTGGATATGCGGAATAAACGTGCCAAAGCCGTTAATGTGAGTACTGCGCCCTATCCTGCTTTTCCGACCGATGCACAAGCACAAATTATGGCGCTTAATATTACTGCGGAAGGAACTGGAATTATTACCGAAACAGTGTTTGAGAATCGTTTTATGCATGTCCAAGAAATGCGCCGAATGGGAGCTGATATTACTTTAAAAGGTAATGTTGCTATTTGTAAAGGAGTCAATAAGTTAATGGGTGCAGAAGTTATGGCCACCGATTTACGAGCTTCGGCGAGTTTAGTACTGGCAGGCTTAACTGCTGAAGGTGAAACAACTGTGAATAGAATTTATCATATCGATCGTGGCTATGAATGCATTGAAGAGAAACTATCACAGTTAGGCGGAAAAATTCGCCGTGTGTCTGTTTCAGATGGGTTTAATTGA
- a CDS encoding CADD family putative folate metabolism protein, with product MTMQTVDNTLNDILQSNYMQQLDRQLNENHLLKHPFYQAWSAGKLSIDNLRDYACQYYHHVDAFPRYISATHSNCQHSEARKVLLGNLNDEEGMNGLDSHPVLWLQFTKGLGLSEAAVANSALFPETKQFIDEFLTLSRSSYAEGLGALYAYERQIPQTAASKITGLKQFYDIVDEATLKFFLVHLEADVEHAEATKTLIKNLPMEEKIAAEKAAKKIAKSIWNMLSGIQARTMTNVCEATVV from the coding sequence ATGACTATGCAAACCGTGGATAATACGCTTAATGATATTTTGCAGAGTAATTATATGCAGCAACTTGATAGACAACTAAATGAAAATCATTTATTGAAACACCCTTTTTATCAAGCTTGGTCTGCTGGGAAATTGTCAATAGATAATCTTCGTGATTATGCTTGTCAATATTATCACCATGTAGATGCTTTTCCGCGATATATTAGTGCCACTCATAGCAATTGCCAGCATTCTGAGGCACGAAAAGTTTTATTAGGCAATCTAAACGACGAAGAAGGGATGAATGGCCTCGATAGTCATCCGGTCTTATGGTTACAATTTACCAAAGGGTTGGGTTTATCAGAAGCTGCAGTGGCTAATAGTGCACTTTTTCCAGAAACCAAACAATTTATTGATGAATTTCTGACTCTATCACGCTCATCGTATGCAGAAGGCTTAGGGGCTTTGTATGCTTATGAACGTCAAATTCCACAAACAGCTGCCAGTAAAATCACTGGGTTGAAACAATTTTATGATATTGTCGATGAAGCTACTTTGAAATTTTTCTTAGTCCATCTTGAAGCCGATGTAGAACATGCCGAGGCAACTAAAACACTAATAAAAAATTTACCTATGGAAGAAAAAATAGCCGCAGAAAAAGCTGCAAAAAAAATAGCCAAATCTATTTGGAATATGCTAAGCGGCATACAAGCACGAACGATGACTAATGTTTGTGAAGCGACAGTCGTTTAA
- a CDS encoding STAS domain-containing protein has protein sequence MKKPSLQFKKDHYVLTGALNIHTVPGIWQFSQNTLKKDKALLLTFNLEQVTQSDSSGVALLITWTRMLKQRDQKIRFVALPTQMLAIIRVSNLEKILPINRSL, from the coding sequence ATGAAAAAGCCATCTTTGCAATTTAAGAAAGATCATTATGTATTAACGGGCGCATTAAATATCCATACGGTACCTGGCATATGGCAGTTCAGCCAGAATACCTTAAAAAAAGATAAAGCCTTGTTACTGACTTTTAATTTAGAACAGGTTACTCAAAGTGATAGTAGTGGAGTGGCATTATTGATCACTTGGACCCGAATGCTAAAACAACGGGATCAAAAAATTCGTTTTGTGGCTTTACCTACACAAATGCTTGCCATTATTAGAGTATCTAATTTGGAAAAAATATTGCCCATAAACCGCTCGTTATGA
- a CDS encoding MlaC/ttg2D family ABC transporter substrate-binding protein gives MKKIIFVFFGLLICTMAWAISSPVDLLQSTSNQLISALQRNQATLKTKPQIVYGIVNQILLPHVDVMSMSSKALGREAWLRATPMQRQAFAQQFVTLLIRTYSSALAQYTNERVNFLPLRGDYNSESRVQVNSVIVRETGPSINLSYRLMRVNGQWMLYDFSVGGVSIIESFRSQFAQELQNNGIDGLINKLAQHNNQNY, from the coding sequence GTGAAAAAGATAATATTCGTATTTTTTGGGTTATTAATTTGTACAATGGCATGGGCTATTTCTTCACCTGTAGACTTACTACAAAGTACTTCTAATCAATTAATTTCAGCTCTGCAACGAAATCAAGCGACACTTAAAACAAAACCTCAGATTGTTTACGGAATAGTTAATCAAATTTTGCTGCCGCATGTCGATGTCATGAGTATGTCAAGTAAAGCTTTAGGTCGTGAAGCTTGGTTACGTGCTACGCCGATGCAAAGACAAGCTTTTGCGCAACAATTTGTTACTTTGCTTATACGTACTTATTCGAGTGCTCTGGCCCAATACACCAATGAAAGAGTAAATTTTTTACCACTAAGGGGAGATTATAATAGCGAATCTCGTGTACAGGTTAATAGCGTGATTGTTCGCGAAACAGGCCCTTCGATTAACCTTAGTTATCGACTGATGAGAGTGAATGGACAATGGATGCTTTATGATTTTAGTGTAGGTGGAGTGAGTATTATAGAAAGCTTCCGTTCTCAATTTGCGCAAGAGTTGCAAAATAACGGTATTGATGGCCTGATTAATAAACTTGCTCAACATAATAATCAAAATTACTAA